The following nucleotide sequence is from Diospyros lotus cultivar Yz01 chromosome 3, ASM1463336v1, whole genome shotgun sequence.
gtaaaacagtcttgtttttgagttttcttgaaagccaagcttcggccattgaattttgttctttcaagggtttatttggtatgtttttttcacacacgcgctacacacTGCgttagaaagagagagaggggagaaagAGGCAAGGATATTTTaggtattttagaaaaattaatggCTGTTTATTTATGATAGGGGTTAAATTATTTTGCTTTCCAAACTTCAGAGGAACTTGTAATGCTCAAATGGAAGGGAAGTCCTTGTAACTTAAGGGGGTCTTAGTGTAATTTACCCCAAgtcaattattttctattagaAATGTTACACTAACATCATCAAGattgatatttttactatttattaatattttccttcatttttttttttttttgggctgaGGGAGGCCTCTTTTTTGAAGATGACTAAAGTTTCTTTAGAATGATTTTCAGGCCAAAATAGAAGCAAGCAACCAGCATAAAACCAGAATTTGTTTTTTGGTCTTTTATGTTTATGGAAAtccattcaattcaatttgcaaacaaaataagtaagaaattgaaataatagATTCATCccagatattaaaaaattaaaaaattaaaaaatcatataaatccAATATTTGTTGGAGTTGATTTATGATCCAAATAGATAATATCTTGtaaatttttgtgatttttttgtcAATTGACCCTTTTATATCCCATTGTTTTCTACAGTTTAATGATCAAACTATTGGATCTGTTATATTGAGAACTATCCAGtttttgttttctgtcttttctttctttcttttttgttttgccCACTGCTTTTGATCattacaatatttttaagaGAATTCCTTCAGTTTCGAAAACTTGTATACATCTTATAAACTAAAATACATTACCAAAGCTAGAGAGAGACAGTAAGGTTCAAAATAGCAGCCAATAACTCAGGGATGCCTTATAAGGTATTATGTAAAAGAATAAGTTGATAagagcaaaaatatatataataaaacacttaCCCCATCTTCAATTTCAGTTATCTCTGACCAAGAAGGCACTGAAGGTGCTTCTGTGATGATGCTTCTTTCCAGGGCATCCTCAGGTGAACCGGATCTACTTTGATTAGAATGCTCAAGTAACCTAACCTTTGTAGATAATTCATCCATGATCTTTTGGCTTTCCAGCAACTTTGCACCAAGTTCCTGGGCTTTAGACTTTGAATTTTCCGATTCCAAAATCATGCCCATAACCTGCTTTTCTAATACTGTTAAGAGTTCCCTTACACCAGCAGATTTCTTGTCTCCAAGAAAATTATCTCCTCCCAACTTCTGAATTATATTTTCCAAAACTAACTCCAGCTCAACAAATTCACTCTTCATCTTTTCAGAGTCATGGTTATCTCTAATCTGCTCTTGAACTGTCTCTTCCAGATGTTCAATTTGATGAACCAGGTTGCCAACAGTTGACTGCAGCTCATCCTTGTCATGAGATAATATGTTCACGTGATGCCGCATTGCAGCAGCAGCATCAATTATGTAGAAGAGCTTCTTTACACGGTCTGTATCATGGAACTCAGTATCTTCTACTTGAAACTCACTAAAAGGGACTTCAAAATTATCTACCTTATCATAGAGGGATTTCACTTCAGATGCTGACAGGAGTACGTCTTCATTACCTGCAACAAACAACATTAACAAAATGGTTAAAGgctacaataaataatgataaaagTTCAGCAAGAATAGACTAATAGTcacctttttcttttgtcaCTGAAGTATTGTACAAAGACAAAAGTTCTGCCTCCCTGGCATTCAAATTAGCCTCCTTTTCCTGATAATCCTCCAGTTTGAACTTCATTTCCTGGAAAGAATTTTGTAACACTTCTAAATCAGTCTCCAACTTGGAAACCCTATTTTGGTTCAAGTCCCTTTCTTCTATGGCATTCTCTAAACTTATTCCAGTTTCTTTCAATTTATTGTCCATATTTTTAATGGTAATAGCTGATTCATTCATTGCATTCTCAAATTGTTTAGTTAGTGCTTGAACTTTTCTAGTAGCCTGTAATAGGTCCTCTGCAGTCTTGATATATTTGCTGCCCTCAAGCTTCAGCTGATTTTCTGCTACTGTTTCTCCTTGGGCTTCTCTCATGTCAGAGGACAAGTTATTCAATTTTTCCAGCTCAGGAACAACGCCCAGTTCCAGTACATTCCTCTCAACCATAAACTGCAGTTCTTGGGTGGCATCAATACAAGCTGACTGTAAAACTGTAATACCATGTTCCAACATGGCTCTCTTGTTTTCGTGTGCCTGTCTGCCTGTTTCCAGATTATTAACTGTTTGCTCCAGAACTCTCACTTGGCCTAGCTTAGCTACTACCTCATTTCTTATTGCTTGtaattttgttaaaagaaaTGCAATAATCTCTTCCATGGACGCAGAGAAACCTTCAAATTTATCCGCAAGAATCTTGTTTTTAGAATGAAGACCTTCCACAGTTTTTCTGAAATAGGACTCAAAACTGTCACCACCTTCTGCATGATCCTCCCCATTGTCCAATTCAACCTTTGTGTTGTTTTCAAGATCAGCCAATAACTTCAAAATATATCCATCTTCCTACACATATTGGGAGTggagtggagagagagagagagagagagagtatcaGAAAAGAACCAATATTTTAAGGACATAGGTATAAATTTAGAAGTGTAGATGCCAAAACATTCAGGCATATGCAGATGAAGCACAAGTATAAGAGAAGCAGCAGAAATTTTATGAGAATTCTGCCTCGGATCAGTTTTTGTTTCTCATTCATCCTAAGCAGCATGAACACTTCTAAGAATATCCTATGTCCGTGTTGGATGCCAACACTATTCATAAAGGCTGAGACATGTCTGCCATAATAAAGTAGCCCATTATCCTTTTAGTATTTCCAGAACTAGGCATGTTTTGAGCACTTGGAAAATAGATGCCAATGCTTAGAgacatatatatgcattatcAATTCAAGGATAATCACTAAGCAGCTGATTATTGAAACTTAAAACAAAGGGAATTTATGAATATGGATTCCCCAGCTTTCAGAATCTgaaaactttaaataaaatgtCCTATTTGTTTTTAGCTTGAATTAGCAAAAACACACATGAGCACGCGAGTGCGCATGCATACACACAGTTTTTAGCTTGAGCTTGTTTAATTATTATGATTAGTTCACTCAGAGTGCTAGGCCAGAAATTCACCGGCTTCTTTTTCCAACCAGTATTCTGAAATTCACCAGcaaagatgaaaaaaaagaCATTAAGCATGTGGAGGAAAAAGGTTCAGAGGGAAGAACCTAAACGCAACGAGTGTAAGTACATATCACATACAATTGTGAGCACAAGCAGTTTTACAAACAACTATTAACATAATAACTTCAAATTACCTCTGTATCTGGATAGCTTTTCAGTTTTTCTGATCCCATTTTGACAAAATGATCCTTTATGTCTTTGAGAAGGAGGTCCATATCTTTCAGCCCCTCAAATTTTATCTCAAATCTTTCGCCAAGTAAAGAGAATAGGGTCTTATCATTTAGTAGCAACTGAAGATTGTTAAGATGACTGGAAAGCTCCAGAGACCTACTTTCTAAGCTACCACTGGTTCCAGCTAATTCTTCCATACAagcatttaacttggaattaaGTGCTAATATCTCCTCTTcagcatttttcttttcaccAAGAAGTTCAGAAATGTTATTTTCTGCCTTCAACAATGCATCTTCCAGTCCTGTTATTATTGATCCGGCATCTGCAAGCTTCCTAGCCTGGGAATCAGCTtcatctttttgtttcttcatttcattctccAAATTACTTCTATCTGCTTGCACTTTGTTATTTGCCTCAGACAGCAAAGAAACATTAGTCTCCAACTGGGATAATGCATCTTCAAGTGATTTTATAGTACTGTAGGCCTCTGCAAGTTTACTAACCTGGGAATCAGCTTCTTCTTTTAGcttcttcatttcattctccAAATTATTTCTATCAGCTTGCGCATGATTCTTTTCCTCCGAAAGGAAAGAAACATTTGTCTCTGCCTCAGACAGCGCATCCTCAAGTGACTTTATAGTTTGGTAGGCTTCTGTAAGTTTGGTAGTCTGAATAGAAACTTCTTCCTTCACTTTTTCCAGCTCCGACTCCACTGCCACTCTACTAAATTGGGCACTTTCTTTCTCGTTCACAAGAACAGAAATCTTATTCTCAGCTTCTAATAATGCATCTTCAAGTGACTTTCTCATTGCAGAAACCTCACTAAACTTGCCTGCTTGGGAAGAAAGTTGATCTAATACTTTCTGTAACTCTTGTTCTACATATGTCTTACCAACTTCTAGTTCATCCTTTTCTTCAGCTAGTCGGGAAATATTATTTTCTGCAACTGATAGTGCTTCTTCCAGTGATTCCTTGGTTGTGCAAGTTTCTGCTAATTTGCCCGAAAGAGAAATGACTTCCACTTTTAGTTTCTCCAACTCCTGTTCTACATCTATCTTTGCAGCTTGACATTCACTGAAATATCTTCCAAGCCAATGTACCTTCTCTACAGGTTCTTTGAACGTTGGATCATTAGGAAGAGCAATATCATCAATTGATTCAATCACTCTCTGTAACATGTTATTGCTCTCCGCTAAGAACTGCTCAAGTTGATCCTTTAGATCATTCATAGTGGTAAGATCAGCCTCCAACTTGGGAATGAGTTCCACATCAGCAGACAATTTACTAATCTGATTCTTGCAACCATCAAGTGTAGATTCTTGCTCCTGTTTCTCAAGCTTCAACTTCTCAATTTCTGCATTCTTTTCATCCAGACGCTTCTTCAAGTTATCCTTCTCTTGAACCAgtccttttcctttcttaacTGCCATAGATAGTTTTTCCCTTATTAAAGCAGATTTCTCCTCTGAACGTTCAAGATCTTTCTGCAGAGCACTTTTCACATCCTTCAGTGCTTGAAGCTCTTCAGATGCAACTcccaatttatttaataaagtaTTCACCCTTGATCTAACTAGGACATCTTCTTCTAATAATGCTTCACAAAGCATCAACTCCTGATCTTTTATATACAAAAGAGTTTGAATTCTTTCAAACATCTCAGCCTGAAGATTGGAAGATTTGGAGGATGAACTACTTAGCTCTTTGACCTTTTCAAAACATCTCTCTATAAACATGGCCACATCAAAGTGAGATTGATCGGCCTCTTGACTGTCCATTGCAATTCCAGATACATCTAGCAGCATGGCAACCATCTGATCCTTCTCAATTGAAACTTGGTGCTCCTTCTCAGAAATCTCTTTGTACTTGTTGGTCAGATCTTCCAACTCCTCCTGCAGATAATTTTTCTGTTGCATTTCTGTTAAAAGTGAAATTGTTAGGCGTTCAATCTCATTATTTACAGCTTCGCTAGTCCTAGCAATCTCATCTTGAAGTTTATTTGCTTCTCCTTTGGCTTGGGATAATGATTCCACAAGCCAACTGACTCGAGATTCAAGGTCAGAAGAGGAATTGTTTTCTGGTAAATCAATCAAAGATGGGACATTTATCAGTTTGTGAAGTTCCATCTTCAGGCCCATTAGTGTATTTCTCTCATTCACAAGCCATCTAATTCTCTCCACAATATCTGCCGACTGAAGTTCCTGAGGCTCAATGGCGTCAGGCaaaatttcctcacattttGCAAAAAGTGCATCCCGCTGTGCAAGTGCTTCTTGCAATGAAGCAGCCAAAGTTTCAGTTCTGACCAATTCCTCCTTAGTTGTTTCAGCAACCTCCAGGGCACTTGACTTCTCTTGCAATTCGGTCAAGCATTTCTCAAGTACACTTGTTTTCTCAGCCAAAGACTGCTTTAGCGAGTCCCGCTGCTGAACCAATGCCTTTCCTTTTGTCACAGCCATGCTGAGCTTTTCTTTTGtattagaatattttattttctcctgTTCAAGTTCTACTCTGAGTTTTTCAACATCTGCATTTGCCATTTTGGCTGTTTCTTTGCCTTCGTCAAGCTGTTCCACTAGTTTCCTGTTTTCATCTTCCAAACTATTAATTCTTTGAGCCAAGTCTACTTCCTTCTTTTGGAGATCAAGCAAGATCTCACGTGCACCAACAATAGTTGTCCCAATGTCATCTTGTATGCTAAACCCCAACCCGACCTCAGTCAAAGATTGCTTAAGTATATCAATTTCACAGAGGAAATGGCTATGCTTCTCAACCAGCAGGGAAGTGCTTTTCTCAATGCGTGACATTTTCACAGAGATGGAGTCATCCAACAGATCTTCATTAACTGATATGCCAAGAGAAGCTAGCAACCTGTCTGCAATAGCCTCAATATGCTGTTGCTCATTGTGTGTAAGGTCCAGAGATGTTTTTAGAGAATCAGACCAACTCTTAGCTGAACTTAAGACAACATCCTGAGATATTGACAGTTCAGCAACCTTTGCATGAAGATCTTCAATTTCTTTATCCCTTGTAAATACCATGGAATGGAGTTCTCTAAATGTTTCCTCTGTCTGTAGCTGTACATTCAAAGCATTCCTAACAAACTTCGAGCATTCATTTACCATATCATGCAGTGGGTTATCAGATAATGAGATCTTTTCCCCCACCTCTTCCATTTCAGCTCTTTGAAGGCCAGAGACAAAACTGCTAT
It contains:
- the LOC127796667 gene encoding trans-Golgi network-localized SYP41-interacting protein 1 codes for the protein MSENRDSELVLEGAGAVENGEFNGFQPETAPGDAAASAGEVPVIVEPVDGAGRIDQVDQEDGKEALLHRADSAENSSGDTRATEDGVKEDMFVDCPDELIVSDNREVAEIPESNQRLETQDDLQEAPANESDTGTQIKQLMDELVHLRAVLEKTISEKEGSAQEYKAEREAFTKELANLHYQLQTLNSQQVLPRENDSSFVSGLQRAEMEEVGEKISLSDNPLHDMVNECSKFVRNALNVQLQTEETFRELHSMVFTRDKEIEDLHAKVAELSISQDVVLSSAKSWSDSLKTSLDLTHNEQQHIEAIADRLLASLGISVNEDLLDDSISVKMSRIEKSTSLLVEKHSHFLCEIDILKQSLTEVGLGFSIQDDIGTTIVGAREILLDLQKKEVDLAQRINSLEDENRKLVEQLDEGKETAKMANADVEKLRVELEQEKIKYSNTKEKLSMAVTKGKALVQQRDSLKQSLAEKTSVLEKCLTELQEKSSALEVAETTKEELVRTETLAASLQEALAQRDALFAKCEEILPDAIEPQELQSADIVERIRWLVNERNTLMGLKMELHKLINVPSLIDLPENNSSSDLESRVSWLVESLSQAKGEANKLQDEIARTSEAVNNEIERLTISLLTEMQQKNYLQEELEDLTNKYKEISEKEHQVSIEKDQMVAMLLDVSGIAMDSQEADQSHFDVAMFIERCFEKVKELSSSSSKSSNLQAEMFERIQTLLYIKDQELMLCEALLEEDVLVRSRVNTLLNKLGVASEELQALKDVKSALQKDLERSEEKSALIREKLSMAVKKGKGLVQEKDNLKKRLDEKNAEIEKLKLEKQEQESTLDGCKNQISKLSADVELIPKLEADLTTMNDLKDQLEQFLAESNNMLQRVIESIDDIALPNDPTFKEPVEKVHWLGRYFSECQAAKIDVEQELEKLKVEVISLSGKLAETCTTKESLEEALSVAENNISRLAEEKDELEVGKTYVEQELQKVLDQLSSQAGKFSEVSAMRKSLEDALLEAENKISVLVNEKESAQFSRVAVESELEKVKEEVSIQTTKLTEAYQTIKSLEDALSEAETNVSFLSEEKNHAQADRNNLENEMKKLKEEADSQVSKLAEAYSTIKSLEDALSQLETNVSLLSEANNKVQADRSNLENEMKKQKDEADSQARKLADAGSIITGLEDALLKAENNISELLGEKKNAEEEILALNSKLNACMEELAGTSGSLESRSLELSSHLNNLQLLLNDKTLFSLLGERFEIKFEGLKDMDLLLKDIKDHFVKMGSEKLKSYPDTEEDGYILKLLADLENNTKVELDNGEDHAEGGDSFESYFRKTVEGLHSKNKILADKFEGFSASMEEIIAFLLTKLQAIRNEVVAKLGQVRVLEQTVNNLETGRQAHENKRAMLEHGITVLQSACIDATQELQFMVERNVLELGVVPELEKLNNLSSDMREAQGETVAENQLKLEGSKYIKTAEDLLQATRKVQALTKQFENAMNESAITIKNMDNKLKETGISLENAIEERDLNQNRVSKLETDLEVLQNSFQEMKFKLEDYQEKEANLNAREAELLSLYNTSVTKEKGNEDVLLSASEVKSLYDKVDNFEVPFSEFQVEDTEFHDTDRVKKLFYIIDAAAAMRHHVNILSHDKDELQSTVGNLVHQIEHLEETVQEQIRDNHDSEKMKSEFVELELVLENIIQKLGGDNFLGDKKSAGVRELLTVLEKQVMGMILESENSKSKAQELGAKLLESQKIMDELSTKVRLLEHSNQSRSGSPEDALERSIITEAPSVPSWSEITEIEDGGPLGKKATPPLPSAAHVRTLRKGSNDHLAINMDSESDHLITNEETDEDKGHVFKSLNTSGLVPLKGKMIADRIDGLWVSSGRALMSRPRARLGVIAYCLLVHIWILGTIL